A window of the Lactuca sativa cultivar Salinas chromosome 7, Lsat_Salinas_v11, whole genome shotgun sequence genome harbors these coding sequences:
- the LOC111884726 gene encoding uncharacterized protein LOC111884726, with amino-acid sequence MNLSSLARLSSLSTVFASRTLNRSIAFKPISCSSSVSVPHAPTSLNPNLPLFLRPPTFTATLSDLQKWQNWAKNLASSIGSSFTDSDNGPDSEILHRELNWLIEDALQNPKPLLTRNDSDHDIVLQLRADLGDLYTLWKQRIEKRRPFQYIVGCEHWRDLVLSVEEGVLIPRPETELIIDLVDDTIKQNEELKEGLWVDLGTGSGAIAIGIGKILGDSGRVIAIDLSPIAVQVASFNVNRYNLQDKISVKQGSWFEPLIEFEGRVAGFVSNPPYIPSGHIKGLQAEVGRHEPILALDGGEDGMSDLLHLCKGAALMLKPGGFFAFETNGEDQCLFLVDHMETIHHDSFHNLKIIPDFAGIQRFVTGIRI; translated from the exons ATGAATCTTTCCAGTTTGGCGCGACTCTCGTCTCTCTCAACTGTATTCGCATCAAGAACCCTCAATCGCTCCATTGCCTTCAAACCCATTTCTTGTTCTTCGTCAGTTTCCGTTCCCCATGCACCCACTTCACTAAACCCTAACCTTCCCCTATTTCTCCGACCACCCACCTTCACCGCAACCTTATCCGACCTGCAAAAATGGCAGAATTGGGCGAAAAACCTAGCGTCATCCATCGGTTCATCTTTCACAGATTCAGATAACGGCCCAGACTCCGAAATTTTACACAGAGAACTCAATTGGCTGATCGAAGATGCTCTACAAAACCCTAAACCATTACTAACTCGCAACGACTCGGATCACGACATTGTTTTGCAATTAAGAGCTGATTTGGGTGATCTTTACACTTTATGGAAGCAAAGGATTGAAAAGAGAAGGCCATTTCAGTATATTGTAGGATGTGAGCATTGGAGGGATTTGGTTCTAAGTGTCGAAGAAGGTGTTCTTATTCCAAGGCCTGAAACAGAGTTGATAATCGATCTGGTGGATGATACCATCAAGCAGAATGAAGAGTTGAAGGAAGGTTTGTGGGTGGATTTAGGGACTGGTTCTGGCGCTATAGCTATTGGAATCGGGAAGATTTTAGGGGATTCCGGGAGAGTTATTGCAATCGATTTAAGTCCTATTGCTGTTCAAGTTGCTTCATTTAATGTGAACAGGTATAATTTACAG GATAAAATCTCTGTGAAACAAGGTTCATGGTTTGAACCATTGATCGAGTTTGAAGGAAGAGTTGCAGGTTTTGTGAGCAATCCACCATACATACCAAGCGGACACATCAAAGGACTCCAAGCTGAAGTTGGTAGACATGAACCAATACTTGCATTAGATGGTGGTGAAGATGGCATGTCTGATCTTCTTCATCTCTGTAAGGGTGCTGCTTTGATGCTAAAACCTGGTGGATTTTTTGCTTTTGAG ACAAACGGTGAAGATCAATGCTTGTTTCTTGTAGATCATATGGAAACCATTCACCATGACAGCTTCCACAATTTAAAGATCATACCAGATTTTGCTGGAATCCAGCGTTTTGTAACTGGGATTAGAATCTAG
- the LOC111884725 gene encoding uncharacterized protein LOC111884725 gives MEKFGVFNEDWKWLLLESLWCSVAAKKTASGFSGFIRRHWPNVCYAFGRLGNLLRFSMIQWKDCLLRGCKSVFDLGTAALFIIIWSCFLSLTSMSCLLYLLLSMVTAVCAVRYLGYTPGLLMVGLFTILILRMYANFWIAGSLLIFGGFLFSLNHTRFVVLVAMVYALYYVKHQVGWSGVLVSINLAFLSCDALTFMLQWCDNLSEKSETTQFEEPKVPESFLEDDITESKFRVNGEEDEHEQVNSCKSSSNKPTFMNKEKKESKSTISIPVVKTHENEVNEMERIISCVDHYETLGFTRYDKIDAILLKKEYKKKAMLVHPDKNMGNPLASESFKKVQCAYEILSDSIKKRDYDDHLRNQDSKTLFHKSASSSHQETSDYFSDESRRIHCTKCDLMHIWVCTNRSKSKARWCQDCCQYHQAKDGDGWVEYKGSLGSDQSQKMEIPRAFVCAQSKIFDVSEWAICQGMACRPNTHRPTFQVNMVGLEKSQKCKSNLYPWDLDAQMTDEEEEFDLWLQQAVASGLFCESSKSRKNWTPFKFSPKKVKQQWTRMSRWSH, from the exons ATGGAGAAATTTGGGGTTTTCAATGAAGACTGGAAGTGGCTGCTATTGGAGAGCCTTTGGTGCTCTGTTGCAGCGAAGAAGACAGCTTCTGGTTTCAGTGGATTTATCAGACGGCATTGGCCTAATGTTTGTTATGCGTTTGGAAGACTGGGTAACCTATTGCGTTTCTCGATGATTCAGTGGAAGGATTGTCTTCTTCGCGGATGTAAATCGGTTTTCGATTTGGGCACAGCGGCTCTGTTCATCATTATATGGAGTTGTTTTCTTAGTTTGACATCAATGTCGTGCCTCTTATATCTTCTTCTGAGTATG GTAACTGCTGTTTGTGCTGTTCGTTATCTAGGTTACACTCCTGGTCTATTAATGGTGGGACTTTTCACCATTTTAATCCTACGGATGTATGCTAACTTTTGGATCGCTGGCTCTTTGTTAATTTTTGGAGGTTTCTTGTTTTCACTAAACCATACAAGATTTGTGGTTTTAGTGGCAATGGTATACGCACTCTACTATGTAAAACATCAAGTTGGGTGGTCTGGAGTTTTGGTATCGATTAATCTTGCTTTCCTATCATGTGACGCATTGACATTTATGCTCCAATGGTGTGATAATTTGAGTGAAAAGAGTGAAACGACACAGTTTGAAGAACCAAAAGTTCCAGAGTCGTTTCTTGAAGATGACATTACAGAGAGCAAGTTCCGTGTTAATGGTGAGGAAGATGAACATGAACAGGTCAACTCGTGTAAATCTTCAAGCAATAAGCCAACTTTTATGAACAAAGAGAAGAAAGAGTCAAAGTCAACCATCTCCATTCCCGTGGTCAAAACCCATGAAAATGAAGTCAATGAAATGGAAAGAATTATAAGCTGTGTGGATCACTATGAAACACTTGGGTTCACTCGATATGATAAGATTGATGCTATCTTGTTGAAGAAAGAATACAAGAAAAAG GCCATGCTAGTGCACCCTGATAAAAACATGGGAAACCCATTGGCAAGTGAATCGTTTAAGAAAGTTCAATGTGCATATGAG ATTCTTTCTGATTCTATAAAGAAAAGGGACTATGATGATCACTTGAGAAACCAAGACTCAAAAACTTTGTTTCACAAATCTGCTAGTTCATCTCATCAAGAGACAAGTGATTACTTTTCTGATGAATCAAGACGTATACATTGCACAAAATGTGACCTAATGCATATATGGGTATGTACAAATCGGTCAAAGTCAAAGGCAAGATGGTGCCAG GATTGTTGTCAATATCATCAAGCCAAGGATGGAGATGGATGGGTTGAATACAAAGGCTCACTTGGGTCAGATCAATCTCAAAAG ATGGAAATTCCACGGGCGTTTGTTTGTGCTCAAAGCAAGATATTCGATGTGTCGGAATGGGCGATTTGTCAAGGAATGGCGTGTAGGCCAAATACACATAGACCGACTTTTCAAGTAAACATGGTTGGATTGGAGAAAAGTCAAAAGTGCAAGTCAAACTTATATCCATGGGATTTGGATGCTCAAATGACAGATGAAGAGGAAGAATTTGATCTGTGGCTTCAACAAGCTGTTGCTTCTGGTTTGTTTTGTGAATCTTCTAAAAGTAGAAAGAATTGGACCCCCTttaagttttcaccaaagaaggTGAAGCAACAATGGACACGTATGTCTCGATGGTCACATTAG